In a single window of the Streptomyces sp. NBC_00285 genome:
- a CDS encoding TetR/AcrR family transcriptional regulator — MARTKEFDPETALQAALELFWRRGYEATSMSDLVGHLGVGRASIYATFGSKHELYLKALERYDRAGLPPMLRELSQPGPALPAVRAVVRRYATEAADGQLRLNGCMVTNAAVELAPHDPATARRVERNWDQLETMLHSALVRAQAQGELSADRDPLTLARMLLVLLQGLRVVGRASPDPSRVRDAAEQALALLD; from the coding sequence GTGGCCAGGACCAAGGAGTTCGATCCCGAGACCGCGCTGCAGGCAGCCCTGGAGCTGTTCTGGCGGCGCGGCTACGAGGCGACGTCGATGTCCGACCTGGTCGGGCATCTCGGCGTCGGCCGGGCCAGCATCTACGCGACCTTCGGCAGCAAGCACGAGCTGTACCTGAAGGCACTGGAGCGCTACGACCGGGCGGGGCTCCCGCCGATGCTGCGGGAGCTGTCCCAGCCGGGGCCCGCACTTCCGGCCGTACGGGCGGTCGTGCGGCGGTACGCCACGGAGGCCGCCGACGGGCAACTGCGCCTGAACGGCTGCATGGTCACCAACGCGGCGGTCGAACTGGCCCCCCACGACCCGGCCACGGCCCGCCGGGTCGAACGCAACTGGGACCAGTTGGAGACCATGCTGCACTCGGCGCTGGTCCGCGCACAGGCGCAGGGCGAGCTGTCCGCGGACCGCGACCCGCTCACCCTCGCCCGCATGCTGCTGGTGCTGCTGCAGGGACTGCGGGTCGTCGGCAGGGCGTCACCGGACCCGTCCAGGGTGCGGGACGCGGCAGAGCAGGCACTGGCGTTGCTCGACTGA
- a CDS encoding SDR family NAD(P)-dependent oxidoreductase, whose translation MTTTTRFAGRTALVTGAGSGIGRDIALAFAAEGAQVVVAGRRREPLSDTVRLIEEVGGKALAVTADVSRGAEIEAVMEAAVDRFGSLDVAVNNAGVFRGGQPLADLSSAHWQEQLDINLTGVFLALRAEVRRMRSQSSGGAIVNIASSIGAHTRRPGAAAYAATKAAVSALTRGAALDHIRDGVRINAVSPGPVDTPMSLRPGETDADRADRLRSAVPLGRVSSRSEIAAAVLYLASDDASSVVGTDLVVDSGATA comes from the coding sequence ATGACCACCACCACGCGCTTCGCCGGCAGGACCGCCCTCGTCACCGGAGCGGGGTCCGGGATCGGCCGTGACATCGCCCTGGCCTTCGCCGCGGAAGGGGCGCAGGTGGTCGTCGCGGGGCGCAGACGGGAGCCGTTGTCGGACACGGTCCGGCTGATCGAGGAGGTGGGCGGCAAGGCACTCGCGGTGACCGCCGACGTCTCGCGGGGCGCCGAGATCGAGGCGGTGATGGAGGCCGCGGTGGACCGTTTCGGCTCGCTGGACGTGGCCGTCAACAACGCGGGGGTGTTCCGGGGCGGGCAGCCGCTGGCCGACCTGTCGTCGGCGCACTGGCAGGAGCAGCTCGACATCAACCTCACCGGGGTGTTCCTGGCCCTGCGGGCCGAGGTCCGCCGGATGCGCTCACAGTCCTCCGGCGGCGCCATCGTGAACATCGCCTCCAGCATCGGCGCCCACACCCGCCGCCCCGGCGCAGCCGCCTACGCGGCCACCAAGGCGGCCGTCTCCGCCCTCACCCGGGGTGCCGCCCTGGACCACATTCGCGACGGCGTCCGCATCAACGCGGTCAGTCCCGGCCCGGTGGACACCCCGATGTCCCTGCGCCCAGGGGAGACGGATGCGGACCGCGCCGACCGTCTGCGGAGCGCGGTCCCGCTGGGCCGCGTCTCGTCCAGGTCCGAGATCGCCGCGGCCGTCCTGTACCTGGCCTCGGACGACGCATCCTCGGTGGTGGGCACGGACCTGGTGGTGGACAGCGGGGCGACGGCCTGA
- a CDS encoding oxidoreductase — translation MSGWNEKAVPDQSGRVAVVTGANSGIGYVTARELARRGARVVLACRSEARGVEARDRLVGEVPGADVEFARLDLGDLASVREFATAYPYDRLDLLVNNAGVMALPYGMTADGFETQFGVNHLGHFALTGLLLPVLLATPAARVVTVSSAAHALANIDIDDLNSERRYRRWVAYARSKTANLLFVHELARRLAARGSDVTAVAAHPGYAATNLQTAGPRMAGRRATRRFMEIGNRFFAQSADGGALPTLYAATAPGVLPDSFTGPSLAGWRGSPAPSRRAPWTRNDQASQRLWAASEQLTGVTYDALKT, via the coding sequence ATGTCCGGCTGGAACGAGAAGGCCGTCCCCGATCAGAGCGGGCGCGTGGCCGTCGTCACCGGGGCCAACAGCGGCATCGGCTACGTCACCGCGCGGGAACTCGCCCGCAGGGGCGCCCGCGTGGTGCTCGCCTGCCGCAGCGAGGCGCGCGGTGTCGAGGCCCGGGACCGGCTCGTCGGCGAAGTCCCGGGCGCCGACGTGGAGTTCGCCCGGCTGGACCTCGGGGACCTCGCCTCCGTACGGGAGTTCGCGACGGCGTATCCCTACGACCGTCTCGACCTGCTGGTCAACAATGCGGGCGTGATGGCGCTGCCCTACGGCATGACGGCGGACGGCTTCGAGACGCAGTTCGGCGTGAACCACCTGGGCCACTTCGCGCTGACCGGCCTCCTGCTCCCGGTGCTCCTCGCGACACCCGCCGCCCGCGTCGTCACCGTCTCCAGCGCGGCGCACGCGCTGGCCAACATCGACATCGACGACCTCAACAGCGAGCGCCGTTACCGCCGTTGGGTCGCTTATGCCCGCTCCAAGACCGCCAATCTGCTCTTCGTGCACGAACTGGCACGCAGGCTGGCCGCCAGGGGCTCGGACGTGACCGCGGTGGCCGCGCACCCCGGGTACGCGGCCACCAACCTCCAGACCGCGGGCCCGAGGATGGCGGGCCGCAGGGCGACGCGACGCTTCATGGAGATCGGCAACCGCTTCTTCGCCCAGTCCGCCGACGGCGGTGCCCTGCCCACCCTCTACGCCGCCACCGCCCCGGGCGTACTGCCCGACTCCTTCACCGGCCCGTCCCTGGCAGGGTGGCGCGGCTCGCCGGCCCCCTCCCGGCGGGCCCCGTGGACCCGCAACGACCAGGCGTCCCAACGCCTTTGGGCCGCCTCGGAGCAGCTCACGGGGGTGACGTACGACGCCCTGAAGACCTGA
- the ppdK gene encoding pyruvate, phosphate dikinase: MSENKEPHVAKFVYDFTEGNKDLKDLLGGKGANLAEMTNLGLPVPPGFTITTDACKVYLDSGDEPAALRDEVSAHLDALEQRMAKKLGQADDPLLVSVRSGAKFSMPGMMDTVLNIGLSDKSVQGLAKQAGDDRFAWDSYRRLIQMFGKTVLGVDGDLFEEALEKAKEAKKVTVDTDLEAAELKKLVTTFKKIVKKEAGRDFPQDAREQMDLAIHAVFDSWNTDRAKLYRRQERIPGDLGTAVNVCSMVFGNLGPDSGTGVAFTRDPASGHQGVYGDYLQNAQGEDVVAGIRNTVPLAELESIDKKSYDQLMQIMKTLENHYKDLCDIEFTIERGQLWMLQTRVGKRTAGAAFRIATQLVDQGLIDEAEALQRVTGAQLAQLMFPRFDEDTKVAQVGRGIAASPGAAVGKAVFDSYTAVKWSRSGEKVILVRRETNPDDLDGMIAAEGILTSRGGKTSHAAVVARGMGKTCVCGAEELEVDTKRRRMTVPGGHVVEEGDLISIDGSSGKVYLGEVPVVPSPVVEYFEGRMHAGANDADELVEAVHRIMAFADRKRRLRVRANADNAEDALRARRFGAQGIGLCRTEHMFLGDRRELVERLILADTETEREESLKALLPLQKKDFVELFSAMDGLPVTIRLLDPPLHEFLPDITELSVRVALAESRQEPHENELRLLQAVHRLHEQNPMLGLRGVRLGLVIPGLFTMQVRAIAEAVAERKAAKGDPRAEIMIPLVGTVQELEIVREEADQVVAEVEAATDTELKLAIGTMIELPRAALTAGQIAEAAEFFSFGTNDLTQTVWGFSRDDVEASFFTAYLEKGIFGVSPFETIDRDGVGSLVKLAAEAGRKTRPDLKLGVCGEHGGDPESVHFFHEVGLDYVSCSPFRIPVARLEAGRAAITANGSDHR; this comes from the coding sequence GTGTCGGAAAACAAAGAACCCCACGTAGCCAAGTTCGTCTATGACTTCACCGAGGGAAACAAGGACCTCAAGGACCTCCTGGGTGGCAAGGGCGCGAACCTCGCCGAGATGACCAACCTGGGACTCCCCGTTCCCCCCGGATTCACCATCACGACGGACGCCTGCAAGGTCTACCTGGACAGCGGCGACGAACCCGCGGCACTGCGTGACGAGGTGAGTGCGCACCTCGACGCGCTGGAGCAGCGCATGGCCAAGAAGCTCGGCCAGGCCGACGACCCGCTGCTCGTCTCGGTCCGCTCCGGCGCGAAGTTCTCCATGCCCGGCATGATGGACACGGTCCTGAACATCGGCCTCTCCGACAAGTCGGTCCAGGGTCTCGCCAAGCAGGCCGGCGACGACCGCTTCGCCTGGGACTCCTACCGACGGCTCATCCAGATGTTCGGCAAGACCGTCCTCGGCGTCGACGGCGACCTCTTCGAGGAGGCGCTCGAGAAGGCCAAGGAGGCCAAGAAGGTCACGGTCGACACCGACCTGGAGGCCGCCGAACTCAAGAAGCTGGTCACCACCTTCAAGAAGATCGTCAAGAAGGAGGCCGGCCGGGACTTCCCGCAGGACGCGCGCGAGCAGATGGACCTCGCCATCCACGCGGTCTTCGACTCCTGGAACACCGACCGGGCCAAGCTCTACCGCCGCCAGGAACGCATCCCCGGCGACCTCGGCACGGCCGTCAACGTCTGCTCGATGGTCTTCGGCAACCTCGGCCCGGACTCGGGCACCGGCGTCGCCTTCACCCGCGACCCCGCCTCGGGTCACCAGGGCGTCTACGGCGACTACCTCCAGAACGCCCAGGGCGAGGACGTCGTCGCGGGCATCCGCAACACCGTCCCGCTCGCGGAGCTGGAGTCGATCGACAAGAAGTCGTACGACCAGCTCATGCAGATCATGAAGACCCTGGAGAACCACTACAAGGACCTCTGCGACATCGAGTTCACCATCGAGCGCGGTCAGCTGTGGATGCTCCAGACCCGGGTCGGCAAGCGCACGGCGGGCGCGGCCTTCCGCATCGCCACCCAGCTCGTCGACCAGGGCCTCATCGACGAGGCCGAGGCGCTCCAGCGCGTCACCGGCGCCCAGCTGGCCCAGCTGATGTTCCCGCGCTTCGACGAGGACACCAAGGTCGCACAGGTCGGCCGGGGCATCGCGGCCTCGCCGGGCGCGGCCGTCGGCAAGGCCGTCTTCGACTCCTACACCGCCGTCAAGTGGTCGCGTTCGGGCGAGAAGGTCATCCTGGTCCGCCGGGAGACCAACCCCGACGACCTCGACGGCATGATCGCGGCCGAGGGCATCCTGACCTCCCGCGGCGGCAAGACCTCCCACGCGGCCGTGGTCGCGCGCGGCATGGGCAAGACCTGTGTCTGCGGCGCGGAGGAGCTGGAGGTCGACACCAAGCGGCGCCGGATGACGGTCCCGGGCGGACACGTCGTCGAGGAGGGCGACCTGATCTCCATCGACGGCTCCAGCGGCAAGGTCTACCTGGGCGAGGTCCCGGTCGTGCCGTCGCCGGTCGTCGAGTACTTCGAGGGCCGGATGCACGCGGGCGCCAACGACGCCGACGAACTGGTCGAGGCCGTGCACCGGATCATGGCGTTCGCGGACCGCAAGCGCCGGCTGCGGGTGCGTGCCAACGCGGACAACGCCGAGGACGCGCTGCGCGCCCGCCGCTTCGGCGCCCAGGGCATCGGCCTGTGCCGTACCGAGCACATGTTCCTCGGCGACCGCCGTGAGCTGGTCGAGCGCCTCATCCTGGCCGACACGGAGACCGAGCGCGAGGAGTCGCTGAAGGCGCTGCTCCCGCTCCAGAAGAAGGACTTCGTGGAGCTGTTCTCGGCGATGGACGGGCTGCCGGTGACGATCCGGCTCCTAGACCCGCCGCTGCACGAGTTCCTCCCCGACATCACCGAGCTGTCGGTCCGCGTGGCACTCGCGGAGTCCCGCCAGGAGCCGCACGAGAACGAGCTGCGGCTGCTGCAGGCCGTACACCGCCTGCACGAGCAGAACCCGATGCTGGGCCTGCGGGGCGTACGCCTCGGCCTGGTCATCCCCGGTCTGTTCACCATGCAGGTGCGGGCGATCGCCGAGGCCGTGGCCGAACGCAAGGCCGCCAAGGGCGACCCGCGCGCGGAGATCATGATCCCGCTGGTGGGCACGGTCCAGGAGCTGGAGATCGTCCGCGAGGAGGCAGACCAGGTGGTGGCCGAGGTCGAGGCCGCCACGGACACCGAACTCAAGCTGGCCATCGGCACGATGATCGAGCTCCCGCGCGCCGCGCTGACCGCCGGTCAGATCGCGGAGGCGGCGGAGTTCTTCTCCTTCGGCACGAACGACCTCACCCAGACGGTGTGGGGCTTCAGCCGGGACGACGTGGAGGCGAGCTTCTTCACGGCCTACCTGGAGAAGGGCATCTTCGGGGTCTCGCCGTTCGAGACGATCGACAGGGACGGCGTGGGCTCCCTGGTGAAGCTCGCCGCGGAGGCGGGCCGAAAGACCCGCCCCGATCTCAAGCTCGGCGTCTGCGGCGAGCACGGCGGCGACCCGGAGTCGGTCCACTTCTTCCACGAGGTGGGTCTGGACTACGTCTCCTGCTCACCGTTCCGCATCCCGGTCGCCCGCCTGGAGGCCGGCCGCGCGGCGATCACGGCGAACGGCAGCGACCACCGGTAG
- a CDS encoding amylo-alpha-1,6-glucosidase gives MTDRHHLLVHGGTFAAVGDGGDISGVRGGGSSPDGMFVRDARHLSRWQLTVDGAVPEALSPVADGDTARCVLVPRGGRQEPPACTLFREQAVGDGSFVESLRVTSNRPVPTTVRLAVTADADFTDQFELRSDYRTYPKTGATRSREVLDDGVEFTYQRGEWRSRTTVSADPAPDGVEETGTGARRLVWTLDLEPHGTAELTLRVMARPHGDRRTLRVPSSPAALNRQLLAMEGEFVEGVAFPTGWPELAAACARGLADLASLQVPATGPDGEELRVPAAGAPWFLTLLGRDALLTSLFALPYRPQLAAATLPALAATQATETGPASVAQPGKIVHEVRHGELAHFGQVPYGRYYGSVDATPLFLVLLGAYVEHTGDLPLARRLESHARAAIGWMLDHGGLTSRGYLVYRSDQGGLANQNWKDSPGAICGADGTRASGPVTAAGAQGYAYDALRRTAWLARTVWADETYAALLEQAAADLRDRFQRDFWMPDRTFPALALDGEGRQVDALASDAGHLLWSGLLDKEYGEQVGRRLLQPDFFSGWGVRTLAAGQAAYHPLSYHRGSVWPHDNALITLGLARYGLHDEARTVAHGLVDAATAAGHRLPEVLAGYGRESHGEPVPYPHACVREARSAAAPLALLTAVGGA, from the coding sequence ATGACGGACCGGCATCATCTGCTCGTGCACGGCGGGACGTTCGCTGCCGTGGGCGACGGCGGCGACATCAGCGGCGTCCGGGGCGGCGGCAGCTCCCCGGACGGCATGTTCGTGCGGGACGCCCGGCATCTGAGCCGCTGGCAGCTCACGGTCGACGGCGCGGTACCGGAGGCCCTGTCGCCGGTCGCCGACGGGGACACCGCGCGCTGTGTCCTGGTCCCGCGCGGCGGCCGCCAGGAGCCGCCCGCCTGCACCCTCTTCCGTGAACAGGCCGTCGGGGACGGCTCGTTCGTCGAGTCCCTGCGGGTGACCAGCAACCGCCCGGTGCCGACGACGGTCCGGCTCGCGGTCACCGCGGACGCCGACTTCACCGACCAGTTCGAACTCCGCTCCGACTACCGCACCTACCCGAAGACCGGCGCCACCCGCTCCCGTGAAGTCCTCGACGACGGCGTGGAGTTCACCTACCAACGCGGCGAATGGCGTTCCCGTACGACGGTGAGCGCCGACCCCGCCCCGGACGGCGTCGAGGAGACGGGCACCGGAGCGCGGCGCCTGGTGTGGACCCTGGATCTGGAGCCGCACGGCACGGCCGAACTGACCCTGCGGGTGATGGCCCGGCCGCACGGCGACAGGCGGACCCTGCGGGTACCGAGCTCCCCCGCCGCCCTCAACCGGCAACTCCTCGCCATGGAAGGCGAGTTCGTGGAGGGCGTCGCCTTCCCGACCGGCTGGCCCGAACTCGCCGCGGCCTGCGCGCGCGGTCTCGCCGACCTCGCCTCGCTCCAGGTCCCGGCTACCGGCCCGGACGGCGAGGAACTGCGCGTGCCGGCCGCCGGAGCCCCCTGGTTCCTCACCCTTCTGGGCCGGGACGCCCTCCTCACCTCGCTCTTCGCCCTCCCCTACCGGCCCCAGCTGGCCGCCGCGACGCTCCCCGCGCTCGCCGCGACCCAGGCGACCGAGACCGGCCCGGCCTCCGTGGCCCAGCCCGGCAAGATCGTGCACGAGGTGCGGCACGGGGAGCTGGCGCACTTCGGACAGGTGCCGTACGGGCGCTACTACGGCTCGGTGGACGCCACCCCGCTGTTCCTCGTGCTGCTCGGCGCGTACGTGGAGCACACCGGGGACCTCCCGCTCGCCCGGCGCCTGGAGTCCCACGCCCGTGCCGCGATCGGCTGGATGCTCGACCACGGCGGGCTCACCTCGCGCGGCTACCTCGTCTACCGCTCCGACCAGGGCGGCCTCGCCAACCAGAACTGGAAGGACTCCCCCGGCGCGATCTGCGGCGCCGACGGGACGCGGGCGAGCGGGCCGGTGACGGCGGCCGGGGCACAGGGCTACGCCTACGACGCGCTGCGCAGGACCGCGTGGCTCGCGCGCACGGTGTGGGCGGACGAGACGTACGCGGCGCTCCTGGAGCAGGCCGCGGCCGATCTGCGGGACCGGTTCCAGCGCGACTTCTGGATGCCGGACCGTACGTTCCCCGCGCTCGCACTGGACGGCGAGGGGCGCCAGGTCGACGCGCTGGCCTCCGACGCCGGACATCTGCTGTGGTCGGGGCTGCTCGACAAGGAGTACGGGGAGCAGGTGGGGCGGCGGCTGCTGCAGCCGGACTTCTTCTCGGGGTGGGGGGTGCGGACACTGGCGGCCGGGCAGGCGGCGTACCACCCGCTGTCGTACCACCGGGGGTCGGTGTGGCCGCACGACAACGCGCTGATCACGCTGGGCCTTGCCCGGTACGGGCTGCACGACGAGGCGCGAACCGTGGCGCACGGGCTGGTGGACGCGGCGACGGCGGCCGGCCACCGCCTGCCGGAGGTGCTCGCGGGGTACGGGCGGGAGTCGCACGGGGAGCCGGTGCCGTATCCGCACGCGTGTGTGCGGGAGGCCCGGTCCGCGGCGGCTCCGCTCGCGCTGTTGACGGCGGTGGGGGGCGCCTGA
- a CDS encoding ROK family protein, with translation MAGRSQTGAGDLLELVRSGRAVTRGALQQATGLSRATVGQRLDRLFRAGWLREGAGGPVDSPLGGRPSITLEFDDAHAVVLAADLETRHARACVLSLTGEILAEHSGPLAIEDGPDVVLGELGRWFAELLEKAGHRADEVCGIGLAVPGPVDTESGRVVQPPIMPGWDGYDIRTRLAGAFTEHTGTGPVPVLVDNDANLMAYGEQRTTHPDCSAFVLVKVSTGIGAGVVVDGSVYRGIDGGAGDLGHIRVPAGAEALCRCGSYGCLAAVASGGAVARRLAAGGVPAASGSDVRDLLASGHPEAAALARDAGRQVGDVLATVVTLLNPGVLMIAGDLAGTAFLTGVRELLYQRALPRSTARLEVVTSRLGERAGLVGAGALVVEHLYAAERVEERLLAMGV, from the coding sequence ATGGCCGGACGGAGTCAGACCGGCGCCGGAGATCTGCTCGAACTGGTCCGCAGCGGGCGAGCCGTCACGCGCGGAGCGCTCCAGCAGGCCACCGGACTGTCCCGGGCGACCGTCGGCCAGCGCCTGGACCGGCTCTTCCGCGCAGGCTGGCTGCGCGAGGGCGCCGGAGGCCCCGTCGACTCCCCGCTGGGCGGCCGTCCCTCCATCACCCTGGAGTTCGACGACGCCCACGCCGTCGTCCTCGCCGCCGACCTGGAGACCCGGCACGCGCGTGCGTGCGTGCTGTCCCTGACCGGCGAGATCCTCGCCGAGCACAGCGGACCCCTCGCGATCGAGGACGGCCCCGACGTCGTGCTCGGCGAGCTGGGCCGCTGGTTCGCCGAGCTGCTGGAGAAGGCGGGCCACCGCGCGGACGAGGTCTGCGGCATCGGACTCGCCGTACCGGGTCCGGTCGACACGGAGAGCGGCCGGGTGGTCCAGCCGCCGATCATGCCCGGCTGGGACGGCTACGACATAAGGACCCGCCTGGCCGGAGCCTTCACCGAGCACACCGGGACCGGCCCGGTCCCCGTGCTCGTCGACAACGACGCCAACCTCATGGCGTACGGCGAACAGCGCACGACCCACCCCGACTGCTCGGCGTTCGTCCTGGTCAAGGTCTCGACGGGGATCGGCGCCGGAGTCGTGGTCGACGGCTCTGTCTACCGGGGCATCGACGGCGGCGCGGGCGACCTGGGCCACATCCGGGTGCCGGCGGGCGCGGAGGCGCTGTGCCGATGCGGTTCCTACGGCTGTCTCGCGGCCGTCGCGAGCGGCGGTGCCGTGGCCCGGCGGCTGGCGGCGGGCGGGGTGCCGGCGGCCTCGGGCTCGGATGTGCGCGATCTGCTGGCGTCCGGGCATCCCGAGGCGGCGGCGCTCGCACGCGACGCGGGGCGGCAGGTCGGGGACGTGCTGGCGACGGTCGTGACGCTGCTGAACCCCGGTGTCCTGATGATCGCCGGAGATCTGGCCGGAACTGCCTTCCTCACCGGCGTCCGGGAGCTGCTGTACCAGCGGGCGCTGCCCCGCTCCACCGCCCGCCTGGAGGTCGTGACCTCGCGGCTCGGTGAGCGGGCCGGGCTGGTCGGGGCGGGGGCCCTGGTCGTGGAGCATCTGTACGCCGCGGAGCGGGTCGAGGAACGGCTGCTGGCCATGGGCGTGTGA
- the nirD gene encoding nitrite reductase small subunit NirD: MTLAPETTDLKIEIHLDGDWFAVCELTRLLPGRGVAALLPDGRQAALFRDRAGALYAIDNRDPFGGAAVLSRGLTGSHQGRPFVASPLLKQRFDLATGQCLDDESVRVATYEVRAA, from the coding sequence ATGACCCTGGCACCCGAGACGACCGACCTGAAGATCGAAATCCACCTGGACGGCGACTGGTTCGCGGTCTGCGAACTGACCCGGCTGCTCCCCGGCCGGGGAGTGGCGGCCCTGCTGCCCGACGGCCGTCAGGCCGCCCTCTTCCGCGACCGCGCCGGCGCTCTGTACGCCATCGACAACCGCGATCCGTTCGGCGGCGCGGCGGTTCTCTCCCGCGGCCTGACCGGCAGCCACCAGGGTCGGCCGTTCGTCGCCTCGCCCCTGCTGAAGCAGCGGTTCGACCTGGCGACCGGGCAGTGCCTGGACGACGAGTCGGTGCGGGTGGCCACGTACGAGGTGCGGGCGGCATAA
- a CDS encoding MGH1-like glycoside hydrolase domain-containing protein, with protein sequence MDRTAQLMNPSTERSIAYDPPGSSHSLHVRAARVLEGNWTGASTVPSPSLYPHQWSWDSAFIAIGLRHLSPLRAQTELETLLAAQWGDGRIPHIVFNPSVPLDQYFPSPDFWRSSTAGHTAGAPRTVQTSGIVQPPVHALAAWLVHRADPGLSRARGFLARVYPRLAAWHRYLLHRRDLGGGGLASVVHPWEQGMDNSPSWDLPLSRVTPAPARSFRRADLDHGAPEDRPTDLDYGRYVRLAMDYRDAGYADGGGFAVEDPSFNALLIASEHALARIAEELGAPGTARHARAERLTAALVERLWDPASGMFLCRDLRWPAPDGRGTLIPERGVSGMVPLLLPDLPPGIAAALLRTLRGPHFGLGTTTRLVPSYDLLGEAFDPHRYWRGPAWFNTAWLLERGLRTHGEQQQADALRESVLELAGAGDFAEYVDPYTGEACGTTGFSWTAALALDLLHDDTTVAYDTTATNGITATADLGFKGGNLR encoded by the coding sequence GTGGATCGCACTGCCCAGCTCATGAACCCTTCCACGGAGCGTTCGATCGCATACGATCCGCCGGGCTCGTCACATTCCCTGCATGTCAGGGCCGCGAGGGTGCTGGAGGGCAACTGGACCGGCGCCTCCACGGTGCCCTCGCCCAGCCTGTACCCGCACCAGTGGTCCTGGGACTCCGCGTTCATCGCGATCGGACTGCGCCACCTCTCGCCGCTGCGGGCGCAGACCGAGCTGGAGACGCTGCTGGCGGCCCAGTGGGGCGACGGGCGGATCCCGCACATCGTCTTCAATCCCTCCGTACCGCTCGACCAGTACTTCCCGAGCCCCGACTTCTGGCGCTCCTCCACCGCGGGGCACACCGCGGGCGCCCCGCGCACCGTACAGACGTCCGGCATCGTGCAGCCACCGGTCCACGCGCTGGCCGCGTGGCTGGTCCACCGCGCCGACCCCGGACTCTCCCGCGCGCGCGGCTTCCTCGCCCGCGTGTACCCGCGGCTCGCCGCCTGGCACCGGTATCTGCTGCACCGGCGGGACCTGGGCGGCGGCGGTCTTGCGTCCGTCGTGCACCCCTGGGAACAGGGTATGGACAACAGCCCCTCGTGGGACCTCCCCCTCAGCAGGGTGACCCCCGCCCCGGCCCGCTCCTTCCGCCGCGCCGACCTCGACCACGGGGCGCCCGAGGACCGGCCCACGGATCTGGACTACGGCCGGTACGTCCGGCTGGCGATGGACTACCGGGACGCCGGGTACGCCGACGGCGGCGGCTTCGCGGTCGAGGACCCCTCCTTCAACGCCCTGCTCATCGCCTCCGAGCACGCCCTCGCCCGGATCGCCGAGGAACTGGGCGCGCCCGGCACCGCCCGCCACGCGCGCGCGGAGCGGCTGACGGCGGCGCTGGTCGAGCGGCTGTGGGACCCGGCGAGCGGCATGTTCCTGTGCCGGGACCTGCGGTGGCCCGCTCCGGACGGGCGCGGCACCCTGATCCCCGAGCGCGGTGTCTCGGGCATGGTCCCCCTGCTGCTGCCCGACCTCCCGCCCGGCATCGCCGCGGCGCTCCTGCGCACCCTCCGCGGCCCGCACTTCGGACTCGGCACCACCACCCGCCTCGTGCCCAGCTACGACCTCCTCGGCGAGGCCTTCGACCCGCACCGCTACTGGCGCGGCCCGGCCTGGTTCAACACCGCCTGGCTGCTGGAGCGAGGGCTGCGTACCCACGGCGAGCAGCAACAGGCCGACGCCCTGCGGGAGTCGGTCCTGGAACTCGCCGGCGCCGGCGACTTCGCGGAGTACGTCGACCCGTACACCGGCGAGGCCTGCGGGACGACCGGCTTCAGCTGGACCGCCGCGCTCGCGCTCGACCTGCTGCACGACGACACCACCGTCGCGTACGACACAACGGCCACGAACGGCATCACAGCCACGGCGGACTTGGGATTCAAGGGAGGGAACCTGCGATGA